The Chamaesiphon minutus PCC 6605 DNA window TGACGATATTTGAAATAATATCCAGCTAAACTAATCAGACTAATAATCAAACCACCGATCGCTAGCGGGTTGGGCAACCAAAATATGGCTTCGATCCGATCGATCTGTCCGGGTTTAAGTTGCCAAATTGTCTGGTTGTGGAGCTTTTTAACACTGGTAATGTTACTCGTTAGCTCGCCACTTTTTACGCCCCAAGGACTTTGAATGCTAAAGTTAAGCTCGACTGAATTATCTGCTGCTACCGATACTTTGGGATCTGTTGACGCGATCGATAGGGAACGCAAGTCGATATCGTAGATGAGATGATTTCTGACGGCAAGTAATAAGTTAATGCGATCGATTGTCATGTGCGATTTCAAATTTGTCTGCGATTGAGTGTCGCTAGCTGAGGGATTGAAGTATCGATCGATCTTGGCAATTAATTCTTGGGAATTATTAAATGGAATGATTACTTTTAGTTCGCGATCGTTGAGATGTTCGATTCGACCTTG harbors:
- a CDS encoding DUF3153 domain-containing protein, which produces MKIQIDKDKVAKLANRLLSPVGRHLAIGYLLLAIVLSGCVKYDTSINFSSLNDGEIVERIQLGDRLHSFSQDAVKKWVDSIERRTIQAQGRIEHLNDRELKVIIPFNNSQELIAKIDRYFNPSASDTQSQTNLKSHMTIDRINLLLAVRNHLIYDIDLRSLSIASTDPKVSVAADNSVELNFSIQSPWGVKSGELTSNITSVKKLHNQTIWQLKPGQIDRIEAIFWLPNPLAIGGLIISLISLAGYYFKYRQLPWPFAFKSIDAVSS